TTAAGGTTAATTGGCCCTGTGCCGGCTTTCGTGCCTCGCGTCAGAGGACATTATCGATGGCAACTGGTTCTTTGTGGGGCTGACTTAGATGACTTCTTGACAGAAATATCATTTCCTCGAGGGTGGGTTGTGGACATCGATCCAGTAGGTATGGTTTAATGAGGTGCAAAATGGCAGTTCGTGTTATTCATGTTTTACCGGACCCTGTACTTAGACAAAAAGCCAAAAAGGTGAGCAAAATTGATAAGTCTGTCCAGCGGCTTATCGATGACATGATAGAGACGATGAGGGCGGCTTCTGGAGTTGGGTTGGCTGCACCTCAGGTTGGTGTACCGCTTAGAGTAGCTGTGATTGAGGTACCAGGCAATGAAGCTATGGTCTTGATTAATCCAGAGATAGTCAAGAGAAAAGGCGAACGCTTGCTGCAAGAAGGCTGTTTGAGTATTCCTGGGTATCAAGGGGAGATCAAGCGTTCAGTTTGGGTTAAAGTCAAAGCGCAGGACAGACAGTGGCGGAACATCCGTCTCAAAGGAGAGGAGCTACTGGCTCAAGTTTTGGAGCATGAAATAGACCATCTAAACGGGGTATTATATATTGATCGTGTGGAAGGGACGGATAAGTTGTGGAAGTTGGCATCTGGGTTAGGCCAGGAAGGACTTTAATTTTCACCTTCGCGGTTTATCTTTGCCATTCCATTTCGACAACAAATCTGCCAGTTAGGCCTTCCAGTTCCACATTATAGAAGCCAGGTGCGCTTTTGTTTATTTTAAAGGCTACCTTCCGGCTTTCACCTGGATTAAGGTCGACCTCTTCGGTACTTTCGACGGAATCCTTTAATTTAAGCGTCATACTGTAAGTGCCGGCAAGTTCTCCGTTGTTGGTTACTATGGCACTGATGACAACATCTTCTCCCTGTTTGACGCGATCTGGAACTATGACCAAATTGCTCACAGAAAAAGTTGCTGGCACTAGTGGTATAACAGTAAATGCACCGCCCCAGCCATCTATCTCTGCGTAATAATCACCTCCGGTATCCTTGGTTACCATGAAAGTAGTGACTTGGCTTGCTCCGGGTGACAACGTTAGATCAATTATATTCTCGACCATGCCGTTGATTCGCAATACCACGCTATATGTGCTTGCTTCTGCTCCATTATTGTATACAATGGCGCTGATGGTTATTTGCTCCCCGGCTCTTACTTGGTTTGGTGTGATGGTCAGATTGCTCACTGAGAAGACAGGTCTTCCGGCATATTGTTGATACGGGCCAGCCATTGGCCCTGGTGCTGGAAATGGTCCGGGGGTGGAGACTGTCCGGGGCATTTGAAACTGTTCCGGCATTGGAAATGCTCCTGGAGTCTGGGTTGGCATTGCTGTTGGATGTCCAATTGGTGGGCTGGCTGAGCCAGGGCCTGACATTGGAGTTGGAATTGGCATTGTTGCTTGTGTGCCTGGTGGTCCTTGCATACCTTGCATGCCTTTAATCGCTGCTGAAGGTTGCTTCTTGCGGGAAGGCATGGCGATAATAGCTATGACGAGTATGATCAATACGACGATTATGGCGCCAATAGTCCACAATACCCATGGTTCGAAAATAGTCCAGAATGATGCTTGCCCAGTTACAGTGAAGACATTGCTTGCGTCACCCAGTTCTACAAGGTTGTCACCGGGCTTATCAGCGGTGATTGTAAAACTTACATTGTCGCTCTGTCCTGCATTTAGGGTTAATTCCTGGCTATCTTTGACTTCACCATTTAACTTCAGCTCTATGGGGAAAGTTGCCTCTGTGTCTTTGGTGTTCGTTATCTTAGCAGTTATGGTAACGGGTTCCCCCACTGCTACAGAATTAGGGCTGATGATTAAGTCTGTCACCTCAAAATCATCCTGGGCATTAACTGAAACAGTAAGGGCCAAGACAAGGAGTAGTATCAATGTTACTGGCAGCACACGAAGCGGTTTTCTCATGCTTGTCTCCTGTAGTCCTTCATGGTTCAGATGCCTAATACTGTACGCCAAAACGGGCTATAAATCAATAGGCCATGCAGAAAAGGCTGTGTTTTGGGGGTTATGAGGCTAGCTATTGTTCGAGGGTAAAGTAAAGGCAAAGATGTGCCATTGTTTTCTTTGTTGGCTGGACCGGTTTTGCATAGGCCTTGGCTAACATTAACTGGGGTATTTAGGGTGTCAATGCTTATACTAGGGGTGATTTTGTATCTGGTGATGGGCTGTGGGTGCTAAATTCCCATCTAAAACGAGACTATTTGGTCATAGATCTGCCTGGGACTAAATTCTTAGAATTCTTTTAAGCGGACTTGGCCGGTTCTATGCAGGCTATTTATCGTGTTTTACCCATAGCCTATCACCATCGGTTATAAACTCTATGGTTCCATGAGTCGAAGTTAGATAGACCCTCTCACTTCCCAGTCGCTCGGTCAATCTATTCACTATTTGGCTGTGAGGGAGACCGAATCTATTGTCAGCACCTACTGATATGGCTGCTACTTCGGGATTAACTGCGGCCAGGAACTCCGCGGATGTAGAAGTCAGGCTGCCATGGTGGGCAACTTTTAATACTGTGCTTTGCAGGCTGGCTCGGTTAGCAATTAGATGCCATTCAGCCTCACGGCCGATATCAGCAGTGAACAAGAAACTCACCTTATTCCAGTTCAATCGTAGCACCCTACCATTATTGTCAATATTATCCGAAGTGCCTTGGAGCAAATGCAATGGAGGATGAAGTACCTCCAGCTTTATTCCGCCTCCTAGGTCGACCTCTTGCCCGGCATTACCTACCTCGTGTTTGATTTCTCTGTTGTCAACTAAGCTGAGCCATTGCTGACAAGTGGTTGAGTTACATACTATCCCGGGATCAATAACCTGTAGCACCTCGTACTTCTGAAGCACTTCTATAAGGCCGGTCATGTGGTCGGCTTGTGGTTGAGTTAAAATCACTAAATCAATAGTCCTGTCCCAGAAAGGTAACTTTTTGCCTAACTCTAGACCTATTGCTTGAGGGCTTGGTCCGCCGTCTATAAGAATGTCCTGACGATTTGGCGTTTGGATAAGGATGGCATCCCCTTGTCCCACATCGAGTATGCTTACATGTAGCTTGTCGTCAGGCATATTTAGAAAGGCAACCCAAACCAAGATAGTGGCAATTAGAAGTGGGTATATGAGCCATTTCTTGGGGAGTTTTAAGGCAAGTCCGGAGGCTCTGCTTACCGAAGGACTTATTTTGAAAGCTGTCAGGTGGAAAAAGGCGACTAATTGCTTTCGGCAGTTGATGGCTGCCATGATTACAGCCAGAAAAGCATAGTAAATCCATATTTGCCAGATGTGGATACTGCTCAACTTGGCTGATGAGAATGGCAGGGCATTGAAGGCTTGTACGACGAGAATGAAATAGCTGAGAAAAAGCCAGGCTATCCAGCCCAGAGCCTGAGCTAAGAATGGCGCTAAAAGCCCTGCCCCGGCGACCAGGGCTGAAGTGATGATTATGCCTGGCAAAGCCAGCAGAGCGAAGAAAGTAGCC
The sequence above is a segment of the Chloroflexota bacterium genome. Coding sequences within it:
- the def gene encoding peptide deformylase; its protein translation is MAVRVIHVLPDPVLRQKAKKVSKIDKSVQRLIDDMIETMRAASGVGLAAPQVGVPLRVAVIEVPGNEAMVLINPEIVKRKGERLLQEGCLSIPGYQGEIKRSVWVKVKAQDRQWRNIRLKGEELLAQVLEHEIDHLNGVLYIDRVEGTDKLWKLASGLGQEGL